The DNA window GTGGGTGGACTTCGCCGAGCAGGTGGCCCGGGGGGCCGGGGCGATCCTGAAGGCCTATTACGGGAAGCGCCACGAAATCCGGTACAAGGGGGAGATCAACCTGGTCACGGACGTGGATCGCAGGTCCGAGGGCTACATCATGGAGCGGATCCGGTCCGCATTCCCGGACCATGGAATCCTGTCCGAGGAGAGCCTGGAGGTGACCTCTCCCTCCCCCTACCGCTGGATCGTCGATCCGCTCGACGGGACGACGAACTACGCCCACGACTATCCCTGTTTCTGCGTCTCCGTGGCGCTCGAGCGGCAGGGGGAGCTGCTGGCGGGAGCCGTGTACGACCCGATGCTGGACGAGTCGTTCACCGCGGGGGCGGGGACGGGGGCCTGGCGCAACGGGGAGAGGATCGCGGTCTCCGATACGCAGGAACTGCGCCGCTCCCTCCTGGCCACCGGTTTCGCCTACGACGTGAAGCATTCCGCGGACAACAATTTCGGCTTGTTCCGGGAGTTCGTCCTCACGGGGCAGGCGATCCGCCGGGACGGCTCCGCCGCGCTGGACCTCTGCTACCTCGCCTGCGGGAGGTTCGACGGGTTCTGGGAATTGCTCCTCAAGCCGTGGGACACGGCCGCGGGGCACCTGATCCTTCTGGAATCCGGGGGGATGGCGACCCGCCTCGACGGATCGCCGTACGACATCCACCAGCCGGAGATCCTGGCCTCGAACGGCCGGATCCACGGCCAGATGATGGAGGTGGTGCGGAGGGCGCGGCAGGGAGGCGACCGGTAGCGGAAGCCCCCCCGCCGCGGAACCGCTACTTCTTCTCCCCCTCGACCAGCCTCACCCCGTACTGGTCGTGCTGGAAGGGGTGGACGTCGGGGAACTTCGAGAAGAGCCATCCCTTGAAGACCGTATTCCCCTTATCTAGTATCTCGATCCGGGCGGCCGGGTTCTCCAGGGCGTTCGAGTTCGAGGTGATCGAATCGGCCGTCATTGCGAAATGAGGCAGAAAGTCGCCGACCTTCACGGTGAGGTCGGAGTCGGGGACCTTGAACTCCGAGTTCAGCGGGATGCTGAACGGTTTCTTCGCCTTCTTCCCCTTGAACTCCACCTCGATCTTGACCGCCTTCCAGGCCGCCTTGACGTCGGGGGGGACAACGACCTTCTTCTCGGGTCCGCCCGTCATGCCGTGGGGTGGTGCGCCGGGCTGTCCCGGCGGGACTTCCTGCATCGGCGGGGGAACCGGCGGCTGTTCCTTCGTCTTGCAGGACGCAAACGGGATGGAAACCAGCAGGAGCATTGCGACGATCACACCGATCTTTTTCATCCAGTCCTCCTCGTTCGATACGCCCCGGTATCGGGGCGAAGATCCACTGCTCGACGGTGAATGGCGGAGAGGGAGGGATTCGAACCCTCGAGGCGGGGATTAGCCACCTACGCGATTTCCAGTCGCGTTCCTTCGGCCAGCTCGGACACCTCTCCGTGGTTCGGAATGATTTCAAGGAACAGGTTCGAACAAAATGGCGGAGAGGGAGGGATTCGAACCCTCGGTACGGTTTTACCCGTACAACCGCTTAGCAGGCGGTTGCCTTCAGCCGGCTCGGCCACCTCTCCGTCGTGGCATTCCATCTGGCGGAGGGAGTAGGATTTGAACCTACGGAAGCTTGCGCTTCAGCGGTTTTCAAGACCGCCGCCTTCAGCCGCTCGGCCATCCCTCCGGAACCTTTTACTTATAGCAGAATCGTTCCGGGGCGCGCCATGAAAAACGGATGACGGAATTGGAAAACCGGGCAGCGCTGTGATACAAGAAAGCAATTTTTCCTCGCGGGGTCTGCCGCGGAAAGGACCGGTCCCCATGAAGTTCGTCGACCTGCAAAGCCAGTTCGCCGCCTGCGAGACGGAAATCCGCAAGGAAATCGACGAGGTCCTGCGGACGGGGCAGTTCGTCCTGGGGCCGAAGGGGAGCGGGCTGGAGACGGCGCTGGCCGCCTATGTCGGCGCGAAGCACGGGATCGGATGCTCCTCGGGGACCGACGCGCTCCTGCTGGCCCTCATGGCCTACGGAGTCCAGGCGGGGGACGAGATCGTGACCGTTCCCTTCACCTTCGTCGCCACCGCCGAGGCGATCGCGCTCACGGGGGCGATCCCGGTGTTCGTGGACATCGACCCCACGACCTGCAATATCGACGCGGCCAGGATCGAGGAGGCGGTCACGAAAAAGACCCGCGGGATCCTCCCGGTGAGCCTCTACGGGCAGTGCGCCGCAATGGAGGCGATCGGCTCCATCGCCGCGGAGTATGGCCTGTTCGTCGTGGAGGACGGCGCCCAGTCGTTCGGGGCGGAGCGCAACGGGCGGATGTCCTGCGGCTTCCCGCACATGGGCGTGACCTCCTTCTTCCCCTCCAAGCCGCTGGGCTGCTACGGGGACGGAGGGATGGTGTTCACCTCGGACGATGCGCTGGCGGACCGCGTGCGGGGGTTGCGAAACCACGGGCAGTGGGAGCGCTACCGGCACCGGATGATCGGGATCAACGGACGGCTCGACGAGATCCAGGCGGCGGTGCTCCTCGGAAAGTTCCCGCGGTTCGGGGACGAGGTGAAACGCCGCGCCCGCCTGGGAGCCCGGTATTCGGAGCGCCTCGGCGATGTCGTCTCCGTGCCGGCGATCGCGGAGGGGAACAGCCACGTCTTCGCCCAGTACACGATCCGCACGCCGTCCAGGGACGAACTCGCGGCGCACCTGAACGGAAACGGGGTCCCGACCGCCGTCCACTACCCGATTCCCCTCCACCTGCAGGAGGCGTTCCAGGGGCTGGGATACAAAACGGGCGATTTTCCGGCATCCGAGGCGGCCGCCCGGGAGGTCGTCTCCCTTCCGATGTCGGCCTACCTCTCGGAAAGCGACCAGNNNNNNNNNNNNNNNNNNNNNNNNNNCTTCTTCGGGAAGTAGGGTTTCCGGGGGTCGCCGGGGACATCTCCTCGAGGTTGTCGGCAGTACGGTTGGAGGAGTGTCCCCGCCCAAGGCGCTATCCCGGCTGATCTTCATCTGATATTCTACCTGGATGCAGCCGTTTCCCTCCTCCCGGCCGGAGAGGCTTCTCCTGCGCGCCGTGAACTGGCTGGGGGATGCCGTGATGACGACTCCCGCCATGGGCGCCATCCGCTCCGCCTTCCCGGGGACGAAAATCGTGGCCGCCGCCCGCCCCCCCGTCGCGGACCTTCTCCGGAATCACCCCTTCGTGGACGAGGTGGTCGTCTATGATCGGGGGGGGGGCCATTCCGGGATCTCCGGAACCCTGCGGATGGCGAGGGATCTGCGGCGCGGGCGGTTCGGGGCGGCGATCCTGCTCCAGAACGCCTTCGACGCGGCGTTGCTGGCCTTCCTCTCGGGGATCCCGGACCGAGCGGGGTACGCCACGGACGGGAGGGGCCTGCTGCTCTCCCGGGCGGTTCCGGTGACGGAGGAGGTCCTGTCGCTTCACCATGTCGAGTATTACCTTCACCTGGTCGGGGCGCTCGGGATCCGCCGCCCGGAGGAGGCCGTCCTCACGCTGCACGTGACGGAGGAGGAGCGGGCCGCCGCCCGGGAAAGGCTGGGCGTCCTCGGGGTCCCGGAAGGAAGGCGGATCGTCGCGATCAACCCGGGGGCGACCTTCGGGTCGGCGAAGCGATGGTTCCCGGAACGGTTCGCCGCGGTGGCGGACGCACTCTCCGAGGAATGGGACGCCGCCGTCCTGCTGGTCGGATCGGCTCCCGAGCGGCCGCTGGCGGACGAGATCGAGGCCGCGATGCGGAAAAGTCCGGTGAACCTCTCGGGCCGCACGACCGTCCGGGAGCTGATGGCGCTGCTCTCGCACAGCGTATTCCTCGTAACGAACGACTCCGGCCCGATGCACATCGCGGCGGCGTTCAACGTGCCGATGGCGGCCATCTTCGGGCCGACCGACTGGAGGAAGACCTCCCCCTGGACAACGCGCGCCAGGATCGTCCGGGTGGACGTCGACTGCTCCCCCTGCCGGCTCCGGGAGTGCGACCGCGGGCACGAGTGCATGCTGGGGATCACGCCGGAGATGGTCGTGGATGCCGCGCGCGGCCTGATGGCGGAGGCCGTGTAAGGTGGAGCCGGGGAGGATCCGGCGGATCCTGATCGTCAAGCTCTCCGCGCTGGGGGATGTGGCGCATGCCCTTCCGGTCGTCGACTACCTGGGAAAGAGGGCGCCCGGGTCGGCGGTCGACTGGGTGGTCGACCGCAGGTTCGCCGGCCTGCTCGAAGGGCACCCGGGGCTGCGCCGGGTGATCCCACTGGACCTGAAGACCTGGAAGAGCGGCTGGACGTCCCGGGAGGTGCGCCGGGAAGCGGGGGACGCGGTGCGGTTGCTTCGCGCGGGGGGGTACGACGCCGCCTTCGACATCCAGGGGAACACGAAAAGCGGCGTGGTGACCTGGCTGTCCGGCGCTCCCCTGCGGTTCGGGTTCGCCCGGAACGGCGTGCGCGAGTCCCCGAACCTCCTGTTCACCAACCGGAAGGTCCCGCTGCGCGGGGAGGACCGGCACATCGGCCGGAAATACCTGCGGGTCGTGAGCGCGCCCTTCGGGGGAACGTTCGACCCCGGGGAGTTTCGAGCGACCGTAGCCACGTCGCCGGAGGACGACGAGCGGGCGGCCGCAACACTGAGGGAGCTGGCTCCCGGCGCTTCGCATGTCGTGTCCGTGCATCCCGGCACGACCTGGGAGACCAAGCGGATGGACGCCTCCTTCTGGGCCGGGGCGATCCGCCTCCTGCGGGAGGCCTACCCCTCCCTGGGGGTCCTTCTTTCCTGGGGGGACGAGGCGGAGCGGCGGGAGGCGGAGCGGATCCGGGATCTGGCGGCCGGCGGGGTGGCGCTTCTGCCGCCTCTCTCCCTGAAGGGGATCGCCGCCGTCTACCGCAGGTGCGGCTATCTCATGGCGCCCGACACCGGGCCGCTCCACATTGCCGCGGCCGTGGGAGCGAGGACCGTCTCCGTCTTCCGCGCCACCGACGGCAGCCGTAACGCCCCGCACGGGCCGACCCACCGGTTCCTGCAGGCGCCGATGCCCTGCACGGCCTGCCTCCGGAAACGGTGCGACCGGGACGCCGAGTGCCGGGAGAGCGTTCGACCGGAGGACGTGGCAACCACGATGGCCAGCCTGATCGACGTTCCCGAAAGGAACGGGAGAGAAAGTCCCCGGAGTCCCGGAGGAGTATCATGATGAACCTACTGAAAAAAATACGGAATCATTATTTAATATGGATTCAAGGGAATTTCTCAAGTATTTAAGTAATAATCCGGAAATCACTCGAGGGGAATGCTTTATCTACTTGGATGCGCATTGGGGAAAGGAGGTGCCTCTTAAAGAGGAAATATTCATCATAAGCTTTTACTGGGAAAAATTCATTATCATGGTCGATGATTTTGAAGTTCCTTGGGATGATGGTTATGGATATGGTAGTTATGGCACTTTACGATATATAGATATGACCAGTCTGAAATCCAAATATAATCTATGTGCTTTTTTTCCGAGTTTGCCTTCGAAAGAAGAAATCCCCGGAGCTACCGGATGTGTACTATTGACGAAAAACAATGAATTTGCAAATTCCCCGCAAGAAATATCTTCCATAAAAAGGTTTTAGGAGGAAATACATTCATGGTGCAAGGGCAACGGCAACCGGCGGATGGATCCCTTTTTCTCGGGGGGGGTGACGAGGGATGAGAAGCGTTTCCGGCAAGCTGCGCGTCCTCTCCGTTTTCGGGACCCGCCCTGAAGCGATCAAGATGGCGCCCGTTGTCCGGGAGCTTGCGGGTCGGCCCGAAATGTTCTCGAGCACGG is part of the Deltaproteobacteria bacterium GWC2_65_14 genome and encodes:
- a CDS encoding inositol monophosphatase → MEIRGWVDFAEQVARGAGAILKAYYGKRHEIRYKGEINLVTDVDRRSEGYIMERIRSAFPDHGILSEESLEVTSPSPYRWIVDPLDGTTNYAHDYPCFCVSVALERQGELLAGAVYDPMLDESFTAGAGTGAWRNGERIAVSDTQELRRSLLATGFAYDVKHSADNNFGLFREFVLTGQAIRRDGSAALDLCYLACGRFDGFWELLLKPWDTAAGHLILLESGGMATRLDGSPYDIHQPEILASNGRIHGQMMEVVRRARQGGDR
- a CDS encoding lipopolysaccharide heptosyltransferase II codes for the protein MQPFPSSRPERLLLRAVNWLGDAVMTTPAMGAIRSAFPGTKIVAAARPPVADLLRNHPFVDEVVVYDRGGGHSGISGTLRMARDLRRGRFGAAILLQNAFDAALLAFLSGIPDRAGYATDGRGLLLSRAVPVTEEVLSLHHVEYYLHLVGALGIRRPEEAVLTLHVTEEERAAARERLGVLGVPEGRRIVAINPGATFGSAKRWFPERFAAVADALSEEWDAAVLLVGSAPERPLADEIEAAMRKSPVNLSGRTTVRELMALLSHSVFLVTNDSGPMHIAAAFNVPMAAIFGPTDWRKTSPWTTRARIVRVDVDCSPCRLRECDRGHECMLGITPEMVVDAARGLMAEAV
- a CDS encoding aminotransferase DegT, yielding MKFVDLQSQFAACETEIRKEIDEVLRTGQFVLGPKGSGLETALAAYVGAKHGIGCSSGTDALLLALMAYGVQAGDEIVTVPFTFVATAEAIALTGAIPVFVDIDPTTCNIDAARIEEAVTKKTRGILPVSLYGQCAAMEAIGSIAAEYGLFVVEDGAQSFGAERNGRMSCGFPHMGVTSFFPSKPLGCYGDGGMVFTSDDALADRVRGLRNHGQWERYRHRMIGINGRLDEIQAAVLLGKFPRFGDEVKRRARLGARYSERLGDVVSVPAIAEGNSHVFAQYTIRTPSRDELAAHLNGNGVPTAVHYPIPLHLQEAFQGLGYKTGDFPASEAAAREVVSLPMSAYLSESDQ